A region of the Cucurbita pepo subsp. pepo cultivar mu-cu-16 chromosome LG14, ASM280686v2, whole genome shotgun sequence genome:
TGTAAATGACTCTGGCCCTTcgccttttttctttgttcttctttgtaCGATTACAATACAGGCATGTTTTTAGTTTGTGTTCCTTTTTACATTCAGCAATTGCTTGAGAATGTTTGTATGAACATCTATTATCTAATTCTGATTCTATTctcatttccttctctctctctctctcttattttttactttttattgaCATTGATAACTCTTGAGTTCTAGATGTTGTCCCAATTCACTTGAATATGCTCGATCCCCGACAAAACAATGGCCGGCATTCATTGTCCTTGCTTTCAGATAGaggaatcattttttataatcttCTCAACTAGATTAATAAGTGGtcagaattttaattttgtaaagatAACAAACAAATTCTCCATGGTAGAATTGTTGATGCAACTATCTAAGGGTAGAATTGTTGATGCAACTATCTAAGCTCACTACTAGGAACACTtcagctcgttacgtatcgttgtcagcctcatagttttaaaacgcatatactagagagaggtttccacacccatataaggaatgtttcgctcctctctccaaccaatgtgagatctcataatccaccttgAGGGCTCAACGTCCACCCATGGCCCgttgtctggctctgatatcatttgtaacagctcaagctcactactagtagatattgtctgttttagcccgTATCGTCTttagcctcatagttttaaaacgcgtctactaaagaTACGTTTCTACACCCGTatgaggaatgtttcattcccctctccaaccgacgtgggattgTATAATAGGTAAACTcataagggaaagcctaaaaactttgaaaggaAGCCCAacagggaaagtccaaaaaggtgATATTTAGATTAGTACTAGTTCCATTGCGTAACTCTaaaagacgtgttttaaaatcgtgaggctgatgacgatatatAACAagtcaaaatgaacaatatccgCTAATGGTAAGCTTGAGTTGTTGGAATTGATTAGTctaaaagataataatttaacatGATGTgacaagaaaagaatgaaCTATATACGTGGGGACAAAGCTAAAAAGAAATCATCATAAACATATAGTTTCAATttctaaacataaattttgtagTATAAACATTCTTGTTTTTGATGTCatgtttattctttttccacaTGCTTATTACACTTCGGGAATTTACCAGAAGCCTTCGTATGTCCAGCAATCCAAATCTACTCACCAATGGCAACGAAAGGAAATCAACCATTAGTGCTCGAGCTTGTCTTCGAGACAGGATCAGAAGCACCAAAACGAATAACATATTAACCAGCATCAGTGAAGATCTGCATAATATTTTAGACAACAACAACTGATAAAAAGATATCAGAAACAAGTGAGTGTGGGAATTTGACCTCTTAATTGAGGCCATATGCTTTAACCTgttgagttatgttcaacCGAGCTAGTTTTTTTcctgtaaatttttttttgttggagtCTCGATTTACCGATTTCGAATAGTGATAATGTTTCTCATCTTTGGCTTAAGcccaaaaatacattttttccATTGAGTTTCAGGGCATTTGGAAGCTTGATGACATGTGTTGTAAAGAacaaaacagaacaagaagaacaagaagcacATCGCTGAGCTATGCGAGTTTGTGGCATACAGAAGCTAAGTACCTAAAGTACTTTACTCTCCAAGCCTTACTGAGTAACAATGGACCCCAAATTNATGCGAGTTTGTGGCATACAGAAGCTAAGTACCTAAAGTACTTCACTCTCCAAGCCTTACTGAGTAACAATGGACCCCAAATCCCCCAAAACCCAAACACAAACCCAATTCCCAAGCTCAGATAAAACCACTCATCAATAATACTTCCTCCCTcactttcttttccattttcattccCAAATTTTGGGGTCACACCCTCCATTTCGCAGCTCTTGTTTAATGGATCTCCACACAGCTCATTGCCAATAAAGCTAAACGGAGTAGACCTTTGGAGCTGAGTACCTGTCGGAATTGGACCCGACAAGTTATTGTAAGACAAATTCAAGTAATCTAGGAACGTTAACTCCGACATGGACGGTGGTATTCGTCCCCAGAGTTGGTTCCTTGAGAGATCAAGACACTCCAAATCCTTCATGCCTCCGATTCTGTCTGGGATGGTTCCTCTTAGATGGTTTCCTGAGAGATTGAGAGACCTCAATGCAAAGAGGTTGGTGATTTCTTCAGGGATTTCTCCGGATAAGCTGTTGCTAGAGAGGTCGATGCTAGTCATGAGTGACAAGATGGTATCATAATTGTGCTCGCCTCCTTTAGTACTCACATATGCATTCTCGAAAAACGTGGAACCGGAGTGATTgttaaagataaaatgaaaacGTTGTGATAGGTCCCTCTTGGTAGCCATGGACGTAAAATTGCCAAAACAATGAGGTATAGACCCACTTAAGTTGTTATTGCTGATGTCCATGATTTGAAGATCTGAAAGATCACAAAGTTTCTTCGGGATTAGACCACTCAACTCATTTGACCGAAGGTTGAGAGTCATTAGTTCCAATAGGCTCGTTCCAATCCATGCTGGTATTTTCCCATGGAAGGCATTTAGACTGAGATCTAAAGCTCTCAACTCCAAGCAACTCTGAAGAGCCCGAGGAATCACTCCGGAAAGGCTGTTGTTTCGTAAATGCAACGATACTAATATGGTTAGAAACCCCATGGAGGTTGGTATCATTCCAGACAAATTATTGTTGTCCAAGCTTAGAACTTGTAGTGATTCCCAATTCTCCCAGCAGTCTGGAATGTTTCCTGATAAAAGATTGttatcaagatgaagaatagTCATCAATTGGATCTGAGAACTGCATAGGAAATGGGTAATGTTTCCAGAGAAGAAATTGTTTGAAAGATCAAGCACTGCAATGTTTGATGATACTACACGAGGCAATGAACCATGGAGAAGATTGGAGCGAAGGTTCATCCATATCATATCACCTGTGAAAAGAATATGAGGAAGTGTACCAGAGAGTTGGTTGTGAGAGAGATTCAAGTAAATACACTGTGAAGACAAGCTCCAAAACCAATCTGGAATGGTGTCTGAAAGTTTAGCATTAGAGAGATCAACGCAACTTAACTTTTTTTGGGATTTGAGCCATTTGGGGAATTGGGGGCCTACGATGCAAGATCTCAGCCTTATTGCAGAAAGATTAAAAGGAGGAATCCATTCTGTTGCAAAATTCAATGTGAAATTATTACCATCCATTTCCAAAATCTCTAGATTTGCTAGATTTGCAAAGTGATCCTCCGATACAGTGCCTTCCAAGTGATTATGAGATACTGTAAGTACTTGCAAACTTGATAGGAATCTCAAACTCTTTGGAAGAGTTCCACTTAGTTCATTGTAGTGAAGGTTTAGCGTGGTTAATGAAGATAAATTTCCTATGGACTCCGGAATAGGACCAGTGATCGAGTTTCGAGTGTGGTCAAGGACTGACAACTTTTTTAGTTTTGCAATTTTATCAATCAAATGAcctgaaattttattatacgACAAATCCAATGAAATCAAACTATCTATGAGACAACCAGAGAAACTCTCAAAGATTTCTGATATATTTTCGGTAAGTTTATTGTCAGAAAGAttgatttcttccaaattgcAAAGGTTTCCTATCAATCTTGGTATTCTTCCATCCAGCTTGTTTTTGGAAAGGTCGATCGAAACAAGATTTGTTAGGTTGGCAATATTATTTGAGATTCCCCCATTTAAGCCAAGATTACGAAGGGTCAAATGTTGAAGATTGTGGAGAGTGTAGAGACAACTGGGTATGGTTGAAGAATTGAAACCTGAGCTTGTTAGGTGAAGATATGAAAGGGCTGACATGTTTTGAAGAGCACATGAAATTGGATcttgaaaatgattataacTTAGATCAAGTGAAACAAGACTACTGAGATTTGATATCCATTTGGGTAGGAAAGACATGAAGTTGTTCATCGAAATGTCAAGAACTGAGAGAGAAGTGAAATTGAGATGATCTAGAGGAGCAAAATCAACAAGTTCACAACCCGACAAATGTAATTCTTGAAGCGAGGGAAGCTTATTAATGTCTAGTAACCAGGAAGATGCCTTACTAAGGTTTGTATAGCTCAAATCTAGCTTCAATAGAGAAGGCAAACCATGAAGCCATCCAAGATTTTCAGCATACAACTGTGGGATGAGAGTACTTCGCAAATCAAGATGATTCAAGTTTGATAGATTTCCCAGTTCATGAGGTATCAATCCACTAAATCCTGCGCGAGAGAGGTCAAGATAACGCAAACTCACCATTGATCCTAAAAAGCTTGGAATTCCTACTCCTTCAAAATCATTGTTACTAAGATCAAAGTGAGTtaagtgcttcaaattcaagataGAGTCGCTTACATTTCCCTTTAATGGGTAAGCTTCCGAGAATTCATTATTTGCAAGTATGAGCTCTTTGACATACCCGGTCGAGTTGTCACACCTGATGCCAACCCATTTGCAGCAATCTTGTTCAACATCCCACGACCAGAGACGATTCAAAGGATTTACAAGCTCtttcttgaatttcaaaaGGNCGACCAGAGACGATTCAAAGGATTTACAAGCTCTTTCTTGAATCTCAAAAGCGCATCTCTCTCACTTTCAATGCAAAGAACTTCGGATGAATTTCCAGAGCTGCTGAGAATGTTTGTTCCAATGAAGAGCATtagaagcaaaagaaaattttcaaccatGTTGCTTTGGAGTGCCTTGGAGTATGCCTTGGAGTATGAGTGATAGGTATATATGTgtactattatttttctaagaatttattaaaattctttttctttttgacgAGTTGACCTTTTCTTTGTGACGTATTANcttgaaaatgattataacTTAGATCAAGTGAAACAAGACTACTGAGATTTGATATCCATTTGGGTAGGAAAGACATGAAGTTGTTCATCGAAATGTCAAGAACTGAGAGAGAAGTGAAATTGAGATGATCTAGAGGAGCAAAATCAACAAGTTCACAACCCGACAAATGTAATTCTTGAAGCGAGGGAAGCTTATTAATGTCTAGTAACCAGGAAGATGCCTTACTAAGGTTTGTATAGCTCAAATCTAGCTTCAATAGAGAAGGCAAACCATGAAGCCATCCAAGATTTTCAGCATACAACTGTGGGATGAGAGTACTTCGCAAATCAAGATGATTCAAGTTTGATAGATTTCCCAGTTCATGAGGTATCAATCCACTAAATCCTGCGCGAGAGAGGTCAAGATAACGCAAACTCACCATTGATCCTAAAAAGCTTGGAATTCCTACTCCTTCAAAATCATTGTTACTAAGATCAAAGTGAGTtaagtgcttcaaattcaagataGAGTCGCTTACATTTCCCTTTAATGGGTAAGCTTCCGAGAATTCATTATTTGCAAGTATGAGCTCTTTGACATACCCGGTCGAGTTGTCACACCTGATGCCAACCCATTTGCAGCAATCTTGTTCAACATCCCACGACCAGAGACGATTCAAAGGATTTACAAGCTCTTTCTTGAATCTCAAAAGCGCATCTCTCTCACTTTCAATGCAAAGAACTTCGGATGAATTTCCAGAGCTGCTGAGAATGTTTGTTCCAATGAAGAGCATtagaagcaaaagaaaattttcaaccatGTTGCTTTGGAGTGCCTTGGAGTATGCCTTGGAGTATGAGTGATAGGTATATATGTgtactattatttttctaagaatttattaaaattctttttctttttgacgAGTTGACCTTTTCTTTGTGAcgtattaaacttttattttattttgttatccCATCATTAAATGACTTGGATAACCCGATCTCCACgaacgaaaaaaaattattgtggAAAATTTGATCCCACGCAATGGGGCAAAAAATTCTCGTGGAAAATTTGATACCCACCAACCAGAAATTAATTCTTGTGGGGAACCCAATTTCACGAACTTGAAAAGATTTTTTACCTTGATTCCGATgagaataaatgaataaatttattgggatggaaaatgaaataggAGGTAGAAATGGGATGAGAAAATCTTCCAATTGGACGTGGCTAAGGATGATTTCACATTTTAAGTCTCTATATTATTCCGGTTCTAATTAGATGgacaaattaaagaaaaaattaaattattaaaatttctcttgttcttggattCATCTCGGATTCATCTCTTGTTAAGAAGAGACGAACACACCATATCAAAATACGAAACTTGATCAATGAGCTGATTTGGATTCATGGTTGGTGAATTTCGTAAGGTTTTGGCTGTTAAAGAAGACTTGAAACTTGGTCAATACACACACTCCTCAACTGTCAACACAAGGGGTATTTAAAGGgaccaaaaaataaagaaaccaGTCCCCACAcggcttcttcttctcataaATTCCGACTGTTTTCGTTGTTTAAGTTTCAGACTTTTATATGGAAATTATTGGTGGGAATCAATTGTTCATGGTTGAATCAGTCTAACGAATTTTGGTCTTTGTTTGGTCtgggtgtgagatcccacagggttggagaggagaacaaaacattgcttataagagtggaaacttttccctaatgtaatggggaagcccaaaacgaAAAGCCCACAAACCTTGAGGGCAAGCTTGAAAGGAAGAACCCAAAAAGAACCGTATCTGAATGAGTATCaattcaaaaacatctttCCTATTCCGAACTCTACATGGTAGAGAGAGAGGAcgatagaaaaggaaaaagacaCATTTAGAAGAATATGATAAACATCGAGCGACCgaaagatgaaaatggatGCTTACTGACTGAGGATAGCAGACATCTACTATAGCATAACGATCTCACATATGAAAGTGGTGATATTAGCATAACCACAAaccaaatatttaagaaaGGAATAATTAACCAGGAGGGAGCGTGTGGTGAAAAAAAGTTACTTGCTCAAATTGAAGAACCAGATTTGCCCACTCTATATCCCTAGTAATAAGCAAATTAGATCAATCAAATTTGTCCAACGTCCTCTTGGTTAACTGATAGGCAACTTGTCAAGTTTACCATACCAGGGCCAAAATAGATTGCAGTGGGGAGGAAGTGAATGGTTTGGGTTTAGCTAAGAAGCTTAAGGATGCCCTGACATCAAGGTCTCTCTAAATCATGTAGTTTGGAGGTTTcctaatgaatgaaaatttatacagaaaaatttgaaatcatGGAAGGAGCCTTGGGAAGATGAGAACGTGTATGTCCACGAAGAAGATTGGCAATAAGAGactttttgtgagatcccatatcggttggagaggggaacgaagcattccatataagggtatggaaacctcttcctaacaaacgtgttttaaaacctagaggggaaattcaaaagaaaaggtttaaagaggacaaatctgttagtggtgggcttggactgttacaaatggtatcagagccagataccaaCCGGGGTGCCAGCGAGGAtaccccacatcgattggaaaggggaacaaaacattccttacaagggtgtggaaacctctccctagcagactaTTCCCTAGCAGACTATTctaaactttgaggggaaattcaaaaggaaaacccaaagagaggggaaatccaaaagggaaaacctaaagaagacaataccTGCGAGTGGTAGGTTTGATCCATTTCAAAGGGATATCTTCTCAATAACTATCGGATTATTTTGTTACAAGACAAACTACTGCAGAGACAAACTACTGCAGAAAGCACTTAGCAAACAATCTCGCATTGTATAATTCATCAACAATATAATTATACAGCCAGTATTCTCAAGGCTTAGATCAAGTACAAGCATAGAGAAAGCAGTACATATAACATGATAGACTCACAAAAGCATTCACACCTCAATTATTACATCAACGCAACACCTAATAGCAAAACTAAAATCTATCTCCAAAGCTGATATCAGTCAAAAGTTTCATAGTGCTCTCATAATCAAAACTCGAACCGTGCAAGATCTACCTAACACCACAATGGACAAGCTCCACTTTTACAGCACAATCTCTATAAATGAGTAATAAGGGTAAAGACATAGCACATAATCCAGAAAAAAGTGTGGAAAGTGGGACCTCAGTTACCTAATGCGCATGCACTCAATCCTGGGAGATTCTCCGAATTGCTGGAAAAGGTGGGGTCTTTAATTTCTCGGCATAACCCACCACTATCACATCCCATGCGTTCAAATCTTTGCGACTTTCCCCTGATCTTTAGTCCCTTAAAAGCATCAAACATAATCATGTCTTGTCAACGAATAAAAATGGCAATAATTCACTCATTACCGGCTGGGTTCAATGTTATCCAGACATTATACCTCCATTTGCTAACCCATCACAAACTGATCTTGCATCcatcaaaatccaaaataagAATTCTTAAGTTACCACACCATCATCATCTAAATTCGGGGCATGCGATCTAATAGCAGCTCACACCTAGAGCGCTAGCTTCATGTTTTAAGGACTTCAAGTAATCAATAGCTTCATCAATAACCAACAATGGGTCCTTTCCCTTAGCATCAGGAACTAAACTCTCAAGTACTCTCAACGTCTCCTTGATCCTGTCTTTCTTGCAAGAAGAATGGCAAAAATCAACATCTGTTCCAGCCTCTTCCTCATGGACCATGCCACAGCTAGATTCTGCGTCATTGACAATTTTCTGTAATTCAACTCTTGCAGAAGAAGCCGTAGTACTTGGCAGTGATTTTACGTAGCCCCCATCATGCACTCTCTGCCTTTTTCTTGGGCCATTAGAACTAGCAGCTTCGGTAGTAGTTTCTTGACATTGTTCGTCCTTCTCACAATGCTCATGGATCATCTCTGGAGAATGTCCTGTGCTAGTCACTTCATCGTCACTACTACAACTAGTACAGTCGTAGTCTGAGTAAAGTAATGCATCTATTTCTTCCGTGTTTTCATGCATTTCACTCTCTCCATCAGCTACATAATTCTCATTGGACAGAGTATTTGGAAAATACTTGACAGAATTAATGTCTCCAGCTgccccttcttcttcaagccAACCACAACGCTTGGTTTCAGCAAAAGTTGAGGGAATATAGACAGGAGGACACATAGGAGCATACATCAATCTCTTCTGGTTTCCAGATTGATCAAAGATAAGAAAACCTTTCGGATATGAGccattatttgattttgacacAGGCATCCCACTAGGTCCAGCATGAGCATAATGCATAGATTCCTTTCCTTTCTGCCAAGGCATTGGAGTACCAAGTGAGTTCTGGAAATGAGGGGGTAAGCATTGACGTGACTCCTGAACAACATTTAGCTGTTCCACTTTAAAACTGGGTAATGGTGGAATTGCAAACCCTTGCATTCCTCCCACACGTGTGGGAAGTATGCAATTTCCACAGTTGATATTCCTTTGTAAGCTTTCCTGTTGCTTGATCTCTACTGGTGCATTCATGGAATCACGATTGTGCAGTTGCCAAGCAAAATGCTCAAAATCAAGCCGAGAGTTATCAGTCCCAACCATACCGCAAAACAACCACCTAatcaatatttgaaaatataactATTTCGAAACAACCAAAATAACATAAGGAGAATAAACTTAGCAAGCATGTGGCAAGAACTACCTCAAAATGTTGTGCTCTAGTTTGCTATGGGAGTTATCTGCAAAATGCTTTCAggaacaaagagaaaaagaagttcGCAAGAGTCCAGCTTAAGAGAAATAAATGCTACTCAATCTACGTGACAGGCTTAAGCAATTGTCGAAAATACTCGGCCTGGAacagaaaaaaccaaaagtttAATCAATGGTAGTGAATGAGCCAAGTTCAGGGGGAACAAGCAGAGGGattcaaataattcaattgTTAATCAACAAGCAAAACCACGATGCAGAGACTGAGTTGACAAACCTGACAATTCTGCAAAGGTTGAAAGCATGCGATCACTCTAACAATAATTGTTGGTTTTCCTGCAATTCCATTCTCATGTTTCAATGTCCGAAATCTTGTCTGGGTTGCAGCTTGGCACACCATAACTACTTCTGAACCTTAAACGGAGAATATTCACTGCAGAGTTTAACTGGAAATTTAATGAGCTATCTAGATTCCTTGACAAAGGGGCAGAAAAAGTAAGACTAAAACAGAAGACCAAAACCAAAATGGTGTTTGAGGACAGGAAGTTTTTCAGCTAATGTAGATATTACAGGAAATGATAAAAAAGTGATTGGAACCCATGGCTGATTGAAAGAAGGAGCTCAGGGAGGAACAATTCAGTGTTATCTATACAAAAAGTGATCTACAAAATAACCCTGCAGTAGACGATCAAATGCACAACTTTACGAAATACATCAATGGATATGCTCAACCAAAGCATATTATTCTCTCAATACGTAAAGTTAACACATCCACAACTTATATAATGGTGCCCCtgcaaaaacatgaaaaattacaataaatacaaaggattgaaaataacaaaataaactctaaacaagaaaaaagtaaagaacTCCAACAATCTACattcattcaaatatttgaCGAAAGAAACAGGATACCCAACTATTTGGGAGGAAATTTGTAGCTTTTTCTAAGCTGCAAAAGAGAGATATGTCAATGTCTACAGaacatatatacaaaatccaaaaagaattttaagaatgtgaaagagaatttgaagcagaataacaatatttcaattttcaaagaGAAATTTCAGAGAatctttttggaaaaataagCCACTCTTTGATCCCCaagaaaacgaagaaattagatcttattttaaaacagAAATTTTAATGATCCGTTTCAGCTTAGTTCCCAAgacaatcaaatcaaaatttccatCTAGCAAGCAACAGAACCGACAAAATCATTCGGCATTTCCTACTTCCCAAAGCTCTGAACAACTATTTCCATGTCGATTAATTCTCTTCAGATTCTCAGAAACCTTTGCCAGGCAACAGAATCAGAAAAGCGCGAAAGCAAAAATACACGAGAGAAACAAGCAGGAATCAAGCAATGAAATTGCtagaaaatgagaaagaatCTTACAGAAGAAAATCGGAAGAGAATTTCCAGAGAGAGCCAGATTTGCGAAGATGGATCAGATCTAAACCAAACCACTCGAAGAACAAAGGAAAGCGTGAAGGGGCCGAACGAACAATCAAAGCCTATACTTTTATCAAAGACAAGACTTTATAGACACTAGATATGACATTTTTACCCTTACACaatcttttcaaaaaatatcaatgagaatatATGTCGAAGGGTAAAAACGTGAATTTATTGAACAATCGGAATAAATACAATAttgaaaaacattaattaaaataagtaaccatttaatataaaaaatttaataaattaatcttttttttttccctctcctATTACTTTTCCGTTCTCTTGGTCTTGTGTAATCATGTTTAACCTAAAAAGGTGTTGGGAGTAAAGAAGACAACATCACTCCCTCTTGATTTGAAGATCCCAAAAGCTCTTCGATGGCACCGAACATCGAGCGGAACTAAGCATTCCtcataaaggtgtagaaatctctctttaatagatacattttaaaatcgtgaaactgacgacaatacgGGCTAAAGCGAACGATATttgctaatggtgggcttgagttgttacaaatagtatcagagccagacatcgggcgatgtgtcaacgaggacgctagccctTAAGGGANCTAAAACAGAAGACCAAAACCAAAATGGTGTTTGAGGACAGGAAGTTTTTCAGCTAATGTAGATATTACAGGAAATGATAAAAAAGTGATTGGAACCCATGGCTGATTGAAAGAAGGAGCTCAGGGAGGAACAATTCAGTGTTATCTATACAAAAAGTGATCTACAAAATAACCCTGCAGTAGACGATCAAATGCACAACTTTACGAAATACATCAATGGATATGCTCAACCAAAGCATATTATTCTCTCAATACGTAAAGTTAACACATCCACAACTTATATAATGGTGCCCCtgcaaaaacatgaaaaattacaataaatacaaaggattgaaaataacaaaataaactctaaacaagaaaaaagtaaagaacTCCAACAATCTACattcattcaaatatttgaCGAAAGAAACAGGATACCCAACTATTTGGGAGGAAATTTGTAGCTTTTTCTAAGCTGCAAAAGAGAGATATGTCAATGTCTACAGaacatatatacaaaatccaaaaagaattttaagaatgtgaaagagaatttgaagcagaataacaatatttcaattttcaaagaGAAATTTCAGAGAatctttttggaaaaataagCCACTCTTTGATCCCCaagaaaacgaagaaattagatcttattttaaaacagAAATTTTAATGATCCGTTTCAGCTTAGTTCCCAAgacaatcaaatcaaaatttccatCTAGCAAGCAACAGAACCGACAAAATCATTCGGCATTTCCTACTTCCCAAAGCTCTGAACAACTATTTCCATGTCGATTAATTCTCTTCAGATTCTCAGAAACCTTTGCCAGGCAACAGAATCAGAAAAGCGCGAAAGCAAAAATACACGAGAGAAACAAGCAGGAATCAAGCAATGAAATTGCtagaaaatgagaaagaatCTTACAGAAGAAAATCGGAAGAGAATTTCCAGAGAGAGCCAGATTTGCGAAGATGGATCAGATCTAAACCAAACCACTCGAAGAACAAAGGAAAGCGTGAAGGGGCCGAACGAACAATCAAAGCCTATACTTTTATCAAAGACAAGACTTTATAGACACTAGATATGACATTTTTACCCTTACACaatcttttcaaaaaatatcaatgagaatatATGTCGAAGGGTAAAAACGTGAATTTATTGAACAATCGGAATAAATACAATAttgaaaaacattaattaaaataagtaaccatttaatataaaaaatttaataaattaatcttttttttttccctctcctATTACTTTTCCGTTCTCTTGGTCTTGTGTAATCATGTTTAACCTAAAAAGGTGTTGGGAGTAAAGAAGACAACATCACTCCCTCTTGATTTGAAGAT
Encoded here:
- the LOC111810888 gene encoding receptor-like protein 12, yielding MLNKIAANGLASGVTTRPGNIPDCWENWESLQVLSLDNNNLSGMIPTSMGFLTILVSLHLRNNSLSGVIPRALQSCLELRALDLSLNAFHGKIPAWIGTSLLELMTLNLRSNELSGLIPKKLCDLSDLQIMDISNNNLSGSIPHCFGNFTSMATKRDLSQRFHFIFNNHSGSTFFENAYVSTKGGEHNYDTILSLMTSIDLSSNSLSGEIPEEITNLFALRSLNLSGNHLRGTIPDRIGGMKDLECLDLSRNQLWGRIPPSMSELTFLDYLNLSYNNLSGPIPTGTQLQRSTPFSFIGNELCGDPLNKSCEMEGVTPKFGNENGKESEGGSIIDEWFYLSLGIGFVFGFWGIWGPLLLSKAWRVKYFRYLASVCHKLA
- the LOC111810364 gene encoding receptor like protein 30-like, whose product is MVENFLLLLMLFIGTNILSSSGNSSEVLCIESERDALLRFKKELVNPLNRLWSWDVEQDCCKWVGIRCDNSTGYVKELILANNEFSEAYPLKGNVSDSILNLKHLTHFDLSNNDFEGVGIPSFLGSMVSLRYLDLSRAGFSGLIPHELGNLSNLNHLDLRSTLIPQLYAENLGWLHGLPSLLKLDLSYTNLSKASSWLLDINKLPSLQELHLSGCELVDFAPLDHLNFTSLSVLDISMNNFMSFLPKWISNLSSLVSLDLSYNHFQXNTSQRKGQLVKKKKNFNKFLEK
- the LOC111809968 gene encoding transcription factor bHLH143-like → MVGTDNSRLDFEHFAWQLHNRDSMNAPVEIKQQESLQRNINCGNCILPTRVGGMQGFAIPPLPSFKVEQLNVVQESRQCLPPHFQNSLGTPMPWQKGKESMHYAHAGPSGMPVSKSNNGSYPKGFLIFDQSGNQKRLMYAPMCPPVYIPSTFAETKRCGWLEEEGAAGDINSVKYFPNTLSNENYVADGESEMHENTEEIDALLYSDYDCTSCSSDDEVTSTGHSPEMIHEHCEKDEQCQETTTEAASSNGPRKRQRVHDGGYVKSLPSTTASSARVELQKIVNDAESSCGMVHEEEAGTDVDFCHSSCKKDRIKETLRVLESLVPDAKGKDPLLVIDEAIDYLKSLKHEASALGVSCY